The following proteins are encoded in a genomic region of Pseudorca crassidens isolate mPseCra1 chromosome 5, mPseCra1.hap1, whole genome shotgun sequence:
- the CHST2 gene encoding carbohydrate sulfotransferase 2: MSRSPPRALPAGAPPRLLAAAPAAGPRALLPPWPRRPGRRWPPSPLGMKVFRRKALVLCAGYALLLVLTMLNLLDYKWHKEPLQQCSPDGPLGAAAGAAGGGWGHPGPPPAVQPRAHTRLDPRTPYRSPVAPVRAAPAAGAGAAGAAAPPGNGTRGTGDGGDKRQLVYVFTTWRSGSSFFGELFNQNPEVFFLYEPVWHVWQKLYPGDAVSLQGAARDMLSALYRCDLSVFQLYSPAGSGGRNLTTLGIFGAATNKVVCSSPLCPAYRKEVVGLVDDRVCKKCPPQRLARFEEECRKYRTLVIKGVRVFDVAVLAPLLRDPALDLKVIHLVRDPRAVASSRIRSRHGLIRESLQVVRSRDPRAHRMPFLEAAGHKLGAKKESMGGPADYHALGAMEVICHSMAKTLQTALQPPDWLQGHYLVVRYEDLVGDPIKTLRRVYDFVGLLVSPEMEQFALNMTSGSGSSSKPFVVSARNATQAANAWRTALTFQQIKQVEEFCYQPMAVLGYERVSSPEEVRDLSKTLLRKPRL, from the coding sequence ATGAGCCGCAGCCCGCCGCGAGCCCTGCCCGCGGGCGCGCCCCCCCGGTTGCTCGCGGCCGCGCCTGCCGCCGGGCCGCGCGCCTTGCTCCCGCCGTGGCCCCGGCGCCCGGGTCGCCGCTGGCCCCCGTCCCCGCTCGGAATGAAGGTGTTCCGCAGGAAGGCGCTGGTGCTGTGCGCGGGCTACGCGCTGCTGCTGGTGCTCACCATGCTCAACCTCCTGGACTACAAGTGGCACAAGGAGCCGTTGCAGCAGTGCAGCCCCGACGGGCCGCTCGGTGCCGCGGCGGGGGCGGCTGGGGGCGGCTGGGGGCATCCGGGGCCTCCTCCGGCCGTGCAGCCCCGCGCACACACCCGCTTGGACCCCCGTACCCCATACCGCTCTCCCGTCGCCCCCGTCCGGGCGGCTCCGGCAgctggggcgggggcggcgggggccgCAGCCCCTCCGGGTAATGGCACTCGGGGCACCGGGGATGGCGGGGACAAGAGGCAGTTGGTGTACGTGTTCACCACGTGGCGCTCGGGCTCGTCCTTCTTCGGCGAGCTTTTCAACCAGAACCCCGAAGTGTTCTTCCTCTACGAGCCAGTGTGGCACGTGTGGCAAAAACTGTACCCAGGGGACGCCGTTTCCCTGCAAGGGGCGGCACGGGACATGCTGAGCGCTCTCTACCGCTGCGACCTCTCTGTCTTCCAGCTGTACAGTCCCGCTGGCAGCGGGGGGCGCAACCTCACCACGCTGGGCATTTTCGGCGCGGCCACCAACAAGGTGGTGTGCTCGTCGCCACTTTGCCCCGCCTACCGCAAGGAGGTCGTGGGGCTGGTAGACGATCGCGTGTGCAAGAAGTGCCCCCCGCAGCGCCTGGCGCGCTTCGAGGAGGAGTGCCGCAAGTACCGCACTCTGGTCATCAAGGGCGTGCGCGTCTTCGACGTGGCCGTGTTGGCGCCACTTCTGCGCGACCCGGCCCTGGACCTCAAGGTCATTCACCTGGTGCGGGATCCCCGCGCCGTGGCCAGTTCACGCATCCGCTCGCGCCATGGTCTCATCCGTGAAAGCCTGCAGGTGGTGCGCAGCCGGGACCCCCGAGCGCACCGCATGCCCTTCCTGGAGGCCGCTGGCCATAAGCTGGGCGCCAAGAAGGAGAGCATGGGTGGGCCTGCAGACTACCACGCCCTTGGCGCCATGGAGGTCATCTGCCACAGCATGGCCAAGACGCTGCAGACGGCCCTGCAGCCCCCTGACTGGCTGCAAGGCCACTACCTGGTGGTGCGGTACGAGGACCTGGTGGGAGACCCCATCAAGACCCTACGGAGGGTGTATGACTTTGTGGGGCTATTGGTGAGCCCTGAAATGGAGCAGTTTGCCCTCAACATGACCAGTGGCTCAGGCTCCTCCTCCAAGCCTTTCGTGGTGTCAGCACGCAACGCCACGCAGGCCGCCAATGCCTGGCGGACCGCCCTCACCTTCCAGCAGATCAAACAGGTGGAGGAGTTTTGCTACCAGCCCATGGCCGTGCTGGGCTACGAGCGGGTCAGTAGCCCTGAAGAGGTCAGAGACCTCAGCAAGACCCTGCTCCGGAAACCCCGGCTCTGA